In one window of Aphidius gifuensis isolate YNYX2018 linkage group LG4, ASM1490517v1, whole genome shotgun sequence DNA:
- the LOC122855387 gene encoding trypsin-like, with product MTCIVKVTYSTLVLIFFNIITSGVNGNNVKVQDYPSKVIVQSFGVPHSCAGVLITPRHVLTVAHCVVKKNTREEYLDAQTTKAYKVIPIDVTLTGDPTKLRWRQDNEFWVSNVDIHKNRQSSDNISADIAVLTLFVGIEANETRMHSLLPKSDSIDDEKLTALAYGFDYNVNAGVQGNETNLLTLGQFKISNDSDCENNNNEPQKIDEFCVTNLKKDTCYGYAGDSLKNKNNEVVGLITDSWNCTNQSIRVLNIIPYKSWINDIINTGYSSQTKLVRRMYTTFVD from the exons ATGACGTGTATAGTTAAAGTGACATATTCAACActtgtgttaattttttttaacattattactAGTG gtGTCAATGGAAATAATGTCAAAGTTCAGGATTATCCATCAAAGGTTATTGTTCAATCATTTGGAGTACCACATTCATGTGCTGGTGTATTAATTACTCCACGACATGTGCTAACTGTAGCTCATTgtgttgtcaaaaaaaatacaagagaaGAATATCTCGATGCACAGACAACAAAAGCATACAAAGTTATACCAATTGATGTCACTTTAACTGGTGATCCAACAAAACTTCGTTGGAGACAAGACAATGAATTTTGGGTATCTAATGTTGACATTCATAAAAATCGACAATCATCTGATAATATAAGTGCTGATATTGCAGTGTTAAcg CTTTTCGTAGGAATTGAGGCAAATGAAACTCGAATGCATTCTTTATTACCAAAATCTGATAGTATTGACGATGAAAAACTCACTGCACTTGCCTATGGCTTCGACTACAATGTCAATGCTGGTGTTCAAGGTAATGAAACAAATCTCTTGACATTgggacaatttaaaatttcaaatgacaGTGATTGtgaaaacaacaacaatgaacCTCAAAAAATTGATGAGTTTTGtgtaacaaatttaaaaaaagatacttGTTAT gGATATGCTGGTgattctttgaaaaataaaaataatgaagttgTTGGTTTAATAACTGATTCTTGGAATTGCACAAATCAAAGTATCagagttttaaatattataccaTATAAATCATGGATCaatgatataattaatacTGGTTATAGTTCTCAAACAAAATTAGTACGACGTATGTACACAACATTTGTAGATTAG